A window from Symphalangus syndactylus isolate Jambi chromosome 22, NHGRI_mSymSyn1-v2.1_pri, whole genome shotgun sequence encodes these proteins:
- the AMER3 gene encoding APC membrane recruitment protein 3 has product MELKRGKTFIKSSLQVSHEKPPDPAAVAAAREGAGPWSVLPGGQQRPHSEKGPQASPSAQEYDRCPNKGAQLDPKGGPAALCGATFKPVRKSKTHDSMSGAGRATAATGQLVGSASFPGSPGSRRMIDYRHFVPQMPFVPAVAKSIPRKRISLKRPKKCFRNLFHIRRNKTEDLASLAAEGKSLPSPGDPSDPGGRRSKAFLPTGEVLGLDSLCQDLSDSELLADASFGLCRALCEDVASLQSFDSLTGCGEVFADESSVPSLELNEGPESPTEAAQGLESKVPRGPLQGSVEQLASPAQNEASDFIRFWDSVNRSVRQQQRALLGPWLSGPQGTDRDQPRLDTAGLAELPLCPCRDPRSGSKASSVDTGTPKSEQPESVSTSDEGYYDSFSPGLEEDKKEAESPGTPAATFPRDSYSGDALYELFHDPSEGPVGPSPDDDLCVSESLSGPALGTPLSICSFRVGAEENLAPAPGPDLLSQGFLQSSWKGKECLLKLCDTELAITMGIVSWLRRGPTPRAPPTPGQPAAPPGPQGAPRAPTEKLGGREGLISDAGGATVCSAPSRQELWAHPGTTGLLAGESKALGGATQGTGTLSRDASREEETRGHSEVLFSSVESAATWTTDTSSKNKAPVPSAWPCSQKEPGPPRVLGCFRGPWRLAHGGDTLDAEPMLAGCVAHVAALKINSNDQPPAPWPLRQDMGSGLFGQCRARGPDVLEQKQSSSSPSMTTVHGLPYSASTQDQRCRDRVQDLSWLRVEPTGLGVQAWASVEDQPLQLSTEAVKQVAHGSQLDSEPLSAPAARQSSQGHHPESLGLTLNSQQEVGVSASAPECRCSLLAREVLLCGQPEVGAFGPAMAEPHL; this is encoded by the coding sequence ATGGAGCTGAAGAGAGGAAAGACCTTCATCAAGTCCAGCCTGCAGGTTTCCCACGAGAAACCCCCAGACCCAGCAGCCGTGGCTGCAGCCAGGGAGGGGGCAGGCCCCTGGTCAGTCCTGCCAGGAGGGCAACAGAGGCCCCACAGTGAGAAGGGCCCCCAAGCCAGCCCCAGTGCCCAAGAATACGACAGATGCCCCAACAAAGGGGCACAGCTGGACCCCAAAGGGGGACCCGCAGCCCTCTGCGGAGCCACCTTCAAACCGgtgcgaaagagcaagactcacGACAGCATGTCTGGGGCAGGCAGGGCGACGGCTGCCACAGGGCAGCTGGTGGGCAGTGCAAGCTTCCCGGGCTCCCCGGGCAGCCGGCGCATGATCGACTACCGCCACTTTGTGCCCCAGATGCCCTTCGTGCCGGCTGTGGCCAAGAGCATCCCGAGGAAGAGGATTTCCCTGAAAAGGCCCAAGAAGTGCTTTCGGAACCTATTCCACATTCGCAGAAACAAGACTGAGGACTTGGCCTCGCTGGCGGCCGAGGGGAAAAGCCTGCCCTCCCCAGGGGACCCGTCAGACCCTGGGGGGCGGCGAAGCAAAGCCTTCCTCCCCACAGGTGAGGTGCTGGGGCTGGACAGCCTGTGCCAGGACCTGTCGGACAGTGAGCTCCTGGCCGATGCATCCTTTGGTCTCTGCAGGGCCCTGTGTGAGGACGTGGCCTCACTCCAGAGCTTCGACTCGCTCACGGGTTGTGGGGAGGTCTTTGCAGATGAAAGCTCGGTGCCGTCCCTGGAGCTGAATGAGGGCCCGGAGAGCCCAACTGAGGCTGCTCAGGGCCTGGAGAGCAAGGTTCCCAGGGGTCCTCTCCAGGGCAGTGTGGAGCAGCTGGCCTCACCCGCCCAGAATGAAGCCTCTGACTTCATCAGGTTCTGGGACAGTGTGAATCGCTCAGTGCGTCAGCAGCAGCGTGCCCTGCTAGGCCCGTGGCTTTCAGGCCCCCAGGGGACAGACAGGGACCAACCCCGGCTGGACACAGCTGGGCTCGCTGAGCTGCCCCTCTGCCCCTGCAGGGACCCTCGCAGTGGCTCCAAAGCCAGCTCCGTCGACACAGGTACCCCCAAGAGCGAGCAGCCCGAATCTGTGTCCACAAGTGACGAGGGCTACTATGATTCCTTCTCGCCAGGCCTTGAGGAGGACAAGAAGGAAGCTGAGAGCCCAGGCACTCCTGCTGCCACCTTCCCACGGGACAGCTACAGTGGGGACGCCCTCTATGAGCTCTTCCACGACCCCAGCGAGGGTCCTGTTGGCCCCAGCCCAGATGATGACCTGTGCGTGTCTGAGAGTCTGTCAGGGCCAGCCCTGGGGACGCCACTGTCCATATGCAGCTTCCGAGTGGGGGCCGAGGAGAACTTGGCCCCGGCACCAGGCCCCGACCTCCTCAGCCAGGGCTTCCTACAGAGCTCCTGGAAGGGCAAGGAGTGCCTGCTGAAGCTGTGTGACACTGAGCTTGCCATCACCATGGGCATTGTCAGCTGGCTGCGCCGAGGCCCCACGCCCCGTGCCCCACCCACCCCTGGGCAGCCTGCAGCTCCACCTGGTCCCCAGGGAGCCCCCAGGGCACCCACAGAGAAGCTGGGGGGCAGGGAGGGCCTGATCTCAGATGCAGGGGGGGCAACAGTTTGCTCAGCACCCAGCAGGCAGGAGCTGTGGGCACACCCGGGCACCACAGGCCTGCTCGCCGGAGAGAGCAAGGCCCTCGGGGGGGCCACACAAGGGACTGGCACACTGTCCAGGGATGCCTCTCGAGAGGAAGAGACACGAGGTCACTCTGAAGTCTTGTTCTCCTCTGTGGAGTCTGCAGCCACTTGGACAACAGATACTTCCAGTAAAAACAAGGCCCCAGTCCCTTCTGCCTGGCCCTGCTCCCAGAAGGAGCCTGGGCCACCACGGGTCCTGGGGTGTTTCCGAGGCCCCTGGAGGCTGGCTCATGGGGGTGACACTCTGGATGCAGAGCCCATGCTGGCAGGCTGTGTGGCCCATGTGGCAGCCCTGAAGATCAACTCAAATGACCAGCCCCCGGCTCCATGGCCTCTAAGGCAAGACATGGGCAGTGGGCTCTTTGGGCAGTGCCGGGCCAGGGGCCCTGACGTGCTGGAGCAGAAACAGTCCAGCAGCTCCCCCAGCATGACCACTGTCCATGGCCTGCCCTACTCGGCCAGCACACAGGACCAGAGGTGTCGAGATCGTGTCCAGGACCTGAGCTGGCTCAGGGTGGAGCCCACCGGGCTAGGTGTCCAGGCCTGGGCCTCTGTGGAGGACCAGCCCCTGCAGCTCAGCACAGAGGCTGTGAAGCAGGTGGCACACGGCAGCCAGCTGGACTCTGAGCCCCTCTCAGCCCCTGCTGCCCGGCAGAGTTCCCAGGGCCACCATCCAGAAAGCCTGGGCCTCACTTTGAACAGCCAGCAGGAAGTGGGGGTCTCTGCAAGTGCCCCAGAATGCCGCTGTAGCCTCCTGGCCCGTGAAGTCCTCCTCTGTGGCCAGCCAGAAGTGGGGGCCTTCGGGCCAGCCATGGCTGAGCCCCATCTGTAG